A portion of the Diprion similis isolate iyDipSimi1 chromosome 4, iyDipSimi1.1, whole genome shotgun sequence genome contains these proteins:
- the LOC124405862 gene encoding ceramide glucosyltransferase — protein MSSVVYTLYGFAIFFMVFWCGMWVVHVLALVAGRWKLHRKIGQVPIYETPLPGVSILKPLMGVDPNLFGNLETFFTMNYPVYELLFCVEDESDPVLMLVHKLMEKYPHVDARLFLGGCAVGVNPKINNMHLAYESAKHELIMISDSGIKMKEDTLLDMTNYMSDKVALVHQMPFTADREGFAAAYEKIFFGTVQSRMYLAADVLRINCHTGMSALLRKAPLDEVGGLKAFGVYLAEDFFYAKSLTDRGWRITVSSQPAMQNSGHCELSSFQARLRRWAKLRVAMIPLVIVFEPLSECLLLGACASWAASLLFEWDSLVFYLVHILLWFMLDWTLLRVVQNGPLPFDKLEFVCGWLLSEITRPYLFAQAVLDPLIQWRSRVYKLKWGGIAEEVKAKVKY, from the coding sequence ATGAGCTCGGTGGTTTACACCCTCTACGGGTTCGCGATATTCTTCATGGTCTTCTGGTGCGGGATGTGGGTCGTCCACGTTCTGGCCTTGGTCGCCGGCCGCTGGAAGTTGCACAGGAAAATCGGGCAGGTCCCGATTTACGAAACGCCGCTGCCCGGCGTATCGATACTCAAGCCGCTGATGGGAGTCGACCCGAACCTCTTCGGGAACCTGGAGACCTTCTTCACCATGAACTACCCCGTTTACGAGCTGCTCTTCTGCGTCGAGGACGAGTCGGACCCGGTTCTTATGCTCGTCCACAAGCTGATGGAGAAGTACCCTCATGTCGATGCGAGGCTGTTTCTCGGGGGCTGCGCCGTCGGCGTTAACCCCAAGATAAACAACATGCACTTGGCGTACGAGTCTGCCAAGCACGAGCTGATCATGATCAGCGATAGCGGGATAAAAATGAAGGAGGATACCCTCCTCGACATGACGAACTACATGAGCGACAAGGTCGCCCTTGTTCATCAGATGCCCTTTACCGCGGACAGGGAGGGATTTGCCGCTGCGTACGAGAAGATATTCTTCGGCACTGTTCAGTCAAGAATGTACTTGGCTGCGGATGTACTCCGCATCAATTGCCACACCGGCATGTCCGCGCTGCTGAGAAAGGCACCGCTCGACGAGGTCGGTGGGCTCAAAGCTTTCGGCGTATACTTGGCCGAGGATTTCTTCTACGCCAAATCACTCACGGACAGAGGCTGGAGGATTACCGTTTCCTCTCAACCCGCCATGCAGAACAGCGGACATTGCGAGCTCAGTTCTTTTCAGGCCAGGCTAAGGCGGTGGGCCAAGTTGAGGGTGGCCATGATACCGCTGGTTATTGTGTTCGAACCTCTTAGCGAGTGCTTACTGCTCGGCGCCTGCGCTTCTTGGGCGGCCAGCTTGTTGTTCGAATGGGACTCCCTTGTGTTTTATTTGGTTCATATACTTTTGTGGTTTATGCTCGACTGGACGTTGCTTCGTGTCGTGCAAAACGGACCCCTTCCTTTCGACAAACTTGAATTTGTGTGCGGCTGGCTACTCAGCGAGATCACCAGGCCATACTTATTTGCTCAGGCTGTACTCGACCCCCTGATACAGTGGAGGTCCAGGGTGTATAAACTGAAGTGGGGTGGCATAGCTGAGGAAGTTAAGGCAAAAGTTAAATATTAG